DNA from Candidatus Eisenbacteria bacterium:
CGCCGGTCACGTGCAGCATGCCGCCGGCGAGCTTCGTGGCGAGCGTCTGGAACGCGGGCTTCATCGAGCGGAGCAGGTCGATCGCGGCGGTCGCACTGCTCGTGTGGGCGGCGAGCTCGGCGACCCACGGGGCGATCTCGCTCGCGAGCGGGCTCCCGCCGAGGCTCGCGTCCATCGCGGCCGGCGCCGCGGCCTGGGTTGCGATCTCGGAGGCGAGCGCATCCATCGCGGCCGCCCAATCGGCGCTCGTGTACGTGGAGGAGGCGCCGCCGAGGGCGGCGCCGAGTGCCGCGGCGTCGTCCAGGTCGAGCGGCGAGCTGCGCGTCTGCGCGGCGAAGGTCGCGAGCCCGCCGCCCGGATCGAGCTCGGCGAGCGTCGTCTCCCACGCGGCCTCGGGATCGTAGCCGGAGGGATCGCGGAAGTAGGCGCCCGCCGTCCCGAGCGCGACCAGGCTCGCGTGCGCCTGCGTCATGGGGTTCAGGAGATGGCCGTGCACGACGCGCGTGAGCTCGGCGTCGCGTCCGGTGAGCGGGCCCATGTGGAGGTTCGACGAGAGGACGGCGTCGTTCACGGGGTAGTTGTCCCACAGGACGACCGGGTGATCGCCGACGCACGCCGCGCGCGCCCGCGCCTCCGCGCCCGAGAGGGCCGTCGAGAAGACGCCGGGCCCCGTCCAGCCGACGGGCATCCGCCGTCGCAGCCTCGCCGCCAGCTCCGTGTGATACGGGTGGCACTCGGTGCCCTCGTAGTCGGACGGGATCATGAAGGCGAGGCCCGGGAGGTGGTGCGCGCGCAGCCAGCGGTCGACGCGATTGGTGAGATTGGCGTGCGCACGCGCGAGGGCCGGGCCGTCGGAGCCGCCGTACTCCTCGACGTCGCCGGGATGGATCGTGCGGCCGAAGAGGTCGTCGAAGAAGAGGGCGAAGTGGCGCACGCGGGCGCGCGCGAGCTGCCGGAGCTTCTTCGTGAGCGCGGTGAAATCGTCCTTGCAGGTGAAGCAGATGTCGATCCCGGGCGAGAGCGCGTACACGAAGCGCACCTTCGCCTTCTCGGCGACCCGCACCGTCGCGCGGAGGTCCGCGAGGTCGCTCGCCGGGTACGGCTCGCGCCAGCGGTCGCGATGGTATGGATCGTTCTTCGGCCCGTAGACGAACGTGTTGAGGTCGTGGGCGCCCATGAAGCGGATGACGTCGCGGCGCGCCTCGCCGGACCACGGGTGTCCGTAGTAGCCCTCGACCACGCCGCGCATGCGCGGCAGCACTTTTTTCGCCATGACGGGAGACGCGGCGAGCGCGAGGCCGATCGCCGCGAGCGCCAGGCCGCGAAACATCGCGGGCGCTATACGTCGACCGCGCCCTCGCGGGCAACCCGCGCGGCCCCGGGCTGGACAGGGCGCGACGCGCTCGGGCAGAGTGCGAGACGTGAACGATCTCGCTTTCGCTCCGGCACACGTGATCGCGGACGCGGTCCGGCGGCGGGAGGTGTCGCCGGTCGAGGTGATGCGGGGAACGCTCGAACGCGTCGAGCGGTTGAATCCCATCCTCAACGCTTTCGTGGCCCTGCGAGCCGAGGCGGCGCTCGAGGATGCGAAGGCGCTCGAAGCGCGGATCGCGCGCGGGGAAGATCCGGGGCCGCTCGCGGGCGTACCGTTCGGCGTGAAGGA
Protein-coding regions in this window:
- a CDS encoding protein O-GlcNAcase; translation: MFRGLALAAIGLALAASPVMAKKVLPRMRGVVEGYYGHPWSGEARRDVIRFMGAHDLNTFVYGPKNDPYHRDRWREPYPASDLADLRATVRVAEKAKVRFVYALSPGIDICFTCKDDFTALTKKLRQLARARVRHFALFFDDLFGRTIHPGDVEEYGGSDGPALARAHANLTNRVDRWLRAHHLPGLAFMIPSDYEGTECHPYHTELAARLRRRMPVGWTGPGVFSTALSGAEARARAACVGDHPVVLWDNYPVNDAVLSSNLHMGPLTGRDAELTRVVHGHLLNPMTQAHASLVALGTAGAYFRDPSGYDPEAAWETTLAELDPGGGLATFAAQTRSSPLDLDDAAALGAALGGASSTYTSADWAAAMDALASEIATQAAAPAAMDASLGGSPLASEIAPWVAELAAHTSSATAAIDLLRSMKPAFQTLATKLAGGMLHVTGVAVGPDDAKVAALGPTFATPPPVRGFADFGDLVRCMGGPGALISADINFCPQYGLNVHGKSLYVYPRTSRDLEVVTGRNVHEHLLAFVAERYADYLARQSPGSTTLTLTLEGTPVTLGTNGAFDVSIPTPPSGRARLVVSTAAGDTTAADVP